The bacterium HR11 DNA window GTCCTTCGGCCAATCCGGGGGACGCGGACGGAAGACCTCGGGGTCGACGAAATTGGGGATGTAGACGATTTTCTCGGTCAAGGGGTAGGCGACGGTCCGGACCCACTGAATCGTGTTGGTATCGACAGAGACGAGACAGTCCAAGTTCCGAATGCAACTTGTTATTTTTTCTATATTCTCTAAAATTTGGGCGGTCGAACCCTGAAAGCGGGGGTCGTCCCAAAAGACGCCGTGGCTGATGCCGATGGAAGGCCGAAAGCACGCCGGCGCCGCCAGCGAAAAGTCCAAATAGACCGTGAGGTCGGGCGGTTCGACCCGCCGGTGAAGGACCTCGTTGATCGTCTCGTTCAACGCTCCCGTCTGGCCGCCCGTGTCGAGGCCGTAGACGGGGATGTCGTAGAAGTACCGGAACCAGTCGCCCTGCGCCGATTGATAGATCTCGACCTCATAGCCCGTCTCTCGGATTAGCGCCGTCAGCTCGATCAGGTATCGCTCGGCCCCGCCGAGGTAGACGGTCTGGCCCGTCGGATCAAAGGGAGAGTAAGCTATAAGGTAGACTTTGCGGGTCGACCGGGAACGGGGACCGGCGGGGTCGGGGGTCGGCTCGGCCCGCCCGGCCGGGGCCGCAGGAGTCGACGGGATAGGGGTAGCTTCGGTGACCGGTGACACCGGCGCCGGAGCGGTCTGCCGTCGGAGACGGGACACCAGGCGTTGTCCATAGTAGCGGATTCGGTCGGTCATCCGCCAGTACATCGAGAGAAGGCGAAAGCCCCGAGTTCGTTGAATAGAAGCCCATCGGCGGGCCTCTTCCCGGAAGCGGTCGAGTTCTGCCCGGATCCGCGCCCGCTCGACGGCCGCGGCGTCGTCCGCTTCTGAGGTCGGGGGTGACTCCGGACGCGCAGGATGGGTCAGGTATGGCCGAGCCCAGTGAGCCCAGACGGGGGACAGGGGGCGACGGACAAGCAGGTCTCCCTGCAAGGCATTTCGGACCATCTCGAGGTGGAGGGCCGTCCGCTGGACCGCCGTCTGCCGATACGCGCCGGCGTGACGGCGGAAGGCCTCCGGCCGGTCCAAGACATTAAGAATCGCTGGCTCGAGGACGTCCCGGCGAAGGTCCCCCAGGTCGAAGCAAAATTCGTCCAAGCCGGCGTCGACCATCAAGTGACGGACCTTAGGGTCGTAGGCCAAGCTGATACAGGGCACGCCGTGGCGGAGCGCCAGGACGGCAGCATGGAGCCGCATGGCGACGAGGACGTCACAGGCGCCGACCAGGGCATCGGCCTGACGGGGCGGCAGGTATCGCTCGACGATCCGGACGTTCCGGGCTTCTCCCATGAGCCGACTTACGGCGCGAGCCGCTTCTACATCGTCCGTCGGCGG harbors:
- the pimB_5 gene encoding GDP-mannose-dependent alpha-(1-6)-phosphatidylinositol monomannoside mannosyltransferase encodes the protein MSRRVALAGCFGFRNTGDDAILEAWLHDLTTYLEDISVVVLGGDDAYLRESFPEVAFVPWRDWPGTVQAVEAADLLVVAGGGLFHDYWAMEPGTFLKAPAWVGPMYYLSLIGLAKLFERPCVVTGVGIGPLRTETGRAYVREVLSWADAVTVRDTGSREVLQSAGFPEPDRVAVTADPVFRLPVVPARKHPGLDEALTPPVTRPLVGVAVRNWPGYPPPDQWLPELAQALQGVVRRTGGTVLFLPFQAYPVHPPTDDVEAARAVSRLMGEARNVRIVERYLPPRQADALVGACDVLVAMRLHAAVLALRHGVPCISLAYDPKVRHLMVDAGLDEFCFDLGDLRRDVLEPAILNVLDRPEAFRRHAGAYRQTAVQRTALHLEMVRNALQGDLLVRRPLSPVWAHWARPYLTHPARPESPPTSEADDAAAVERARIRAELDRFREEARRWASIQRTRGFRLLSMYWRMTDRIRYYGQRLVSRLRRQTAPAPVSPVTEATPIPSTPAAPAGRAEPTPDPAGPRSRSTRKVYLIAYSPFDPTGQTVYLGGAERYLIELTALIRETGYEVEIYQSAQGDWFRYFYDIPVYGLDTGGQTGALNETINEVLHRRVEPPDLTVYLDFSLAAPACFRPSIGISHGVFWDDPRFQGSTAQILENIEKITSCIRNLDCLVSVDTNTIQWVRTVAYPLTEKIVYIPNFVDPEVFRPRPPDWPKDDDTVVVLHPRRLYPPRGFDLLEAVVPRLAARYPHIVFAFVGQAHTERERQAVEALAEAYPGRVRWRVLPFERMPEAYWDADITVLPTRFAEGTSLACLEAMACGNAVVATPVGGLTDLILDGYNGLLVAPQVAALETALERLVEEPDLRTRLGIRARETATVFSIDRWRQAWRHVLRRFLST